A stretch of the Engraulis encrasicolus isolate BLACKSEA-1 chromosome 19, IST_EnEncr_1.0, whole genome shotgun sequence genome encodes the following:
- the LOC134434980 gene encoding uncharacterized protein LOC134434980: protein MKYTYLGLPITPSGSFCLAVNALKDKACRALYAIRRKFWNIDIPIRIWCKIFDCVIQPIAMYGSEIWGPLSEHSYNRWDKHPIETLHAEFCRLILKIQKKTPTNACRAELGRYPLAINIQKRALKFWMHLQTSPTDTLHSEAAKSQALNPEKSHLCQLVLRLTDPHLTHTDISQTSTASKLNVNKIIQNSKDKYLDHWQNETKTQSKLECYRTIKTNYELEEYLFTVRDIKQRQILTKYRLSDHSLALEKGRRRQSWLPREQRICAHCTTGEVETEAHFLLQCDKYSKIREAHFNKFNQVIPGFPDLNTDKLLSILLGQQGQTATLAAKYVSACHRQRDIA, encoded by the coding sequence atgaagtacacctaccttggcctacccattactccatcaggcagtttctgcctggcagtgaatgccctaaaagacaaagctTGCAGAGCTCTATACGCAATTAGAAGAAAATTTTGGAACATAGACATaccaatcaggatatggtgcaaaatatttgactgtgtaattcagcctattgcgatgtacggaagtgagatatggggtccactcagtgaacacagctacaatagatgggacaagcatcctatagaaaccctccatgcagaattctgtagactgatcctaaaaattcaaaagaagacaccaacaaatgcatgtagggcagaattgggaagatatccattggcaatcaacatacaaaagagagctctaaaattctggatgcacctccaaacaagtcccacagacacgctgcattctgaggcagcaaaatcccaagctttgaaccccgaaaagagtcacctatgccagcttgtactgagactaaccgacccccatctaacacatactgacatctctcagacaagcactgcttccaaactaaatgtaaacaaaattatacaaaactccaaagataaatatctggaccattggcaaaatgaaaccaaaacccaaagcaaattagaatgttataggactatcaaaacaaattatgaattggaagaatatctctttactgtcagagatataaagcagcggcagatcctgaccaaatacagactcagtgaccacagccttgctctcgaaaaaggcagacgacgacaatcatggctgccaagagagcaaaggatatgtgctcactgcacgacaggtgaggtcgagacagaggcgcacttccttctccaatgcgacaaatactcaaaaattagagaagcgcactttaataaatttaaccaagtaatcccgggtttcccggatctgaatacagacaaattattatctatcctactgggacaacaagggcagacagcaacgcttgctgccaaatatgtcagtgcatgccatagacagagggacattgcatag